The Pelodiscus sinensis isolate JC-2024 chromosome 5, ASM4963464v1, whole genome shotgun sequence genome includes a region encoding these proteins:
- the LOC112543864 gene encoding cytosolic beta-glucosidase-like isoform X4, with product MASAAAASFAPASCGWYPEDISFPSGFAWGAATAAYQVEGGWNADGKGPNVWDTFTHQGGDRVFKNQTGDVACGSYTLWEEDLKCIKQLGLTHYRFSLSWSRLLPDGTTGFINQKGVDYYDKIIDDLLENGIVPMVTLYHFDLPQHLEDQGGWSSDAITEAFDNYAQFCFRTFGDRVKLWVTMNEPYVVAKDGYEKGIVAPGIKEPGTGAYQTAHNMIKAHAKVWHSYDLLFRRKQNGLLSIALNSDWAEPLDPTFLADQEATKRYMAFCLNWFAEPIFISGDYPAIMKSQISEMSTKQGYLSSRLPEFTEEEKLMIKGTADFFALNYYTTRKVKHQENTHSEPSVSGDREAEQIMDHSWPCASGSSWLAVVPWGLRKLLNYIKVGYEIYLIIQIFRYLRTTKEKDLCSAI from the exons AtggcttcagctgctgctgcctcctttgctcctgccTCTTGTGGCTGGTACCCAGAAGACATTTCTTTCCCTAGTGGATTTGCCTGGGGTGCTGCTACAGCAGCTTATCAAGTTGAAG gaGGCTGGAATGCAGATGGAAAGGGCCCTAATGTTTGGGACACATTCACCCATCAGGGAGGAGATCGAGTTTTCAAGAACCAGACTGGTGATGTAGCTTGTGGCAGCTACACTCTGTGGGAGGAAGATTTGAAATGTATCAAACAGCTTGGATTGACTCATTATCGCTTTTCTCTTTCCTGGTCACGTCTGTTACCTGATGGGACGACAGGTTTCATCAACCAGAAAG GTGTTGATTACTATGACAAGATCATTGATGACCTGTTGGAAAATGGCATTGTGCCCATGGTGACATTATATCACTTTGACCTACCTCAACATTTAGAAGATCAAGGAGGCTGGAGCTCTGATGCAATTACCGAGGCCTTTGATAACTATGCACAGTTTTGCTTCAGAACATTTGGAGACCGAGTGAAACTGTGGGTCACTATGAATGAGCCGTATGTAGTTGCTAAAGATGGCTATGAAAAAGGCATTGTGGCTCCAGGAATAAAGGAACCTGGTACAGGAGCTTACCAGACAGCTCATAACATGATAAAGGCTCATGCTAAAGTCTGGCACAGTTATGATTTGTTATTTAGAAGAAAGCAAAACGGGCTCTTGTCTATAGCGCTAAACTCAGATTGGGCAGAACCTCTAGATCCAACATTTCTGGCAGACCAGGAAGCTACTAAAAGGTATATGGCTTTTTGCTTAAACTGGTTTGCTGAACCCATATTTATTAGTGGTGACTATCCAGCCATCATGAAATCCCAGATCTCTGAAATGAGTACAAAGCAAGGCTACCTGTCATCAAGACTTCCAGAATTTACTGAGGAAGAAAAGCTGATGATCAAGGGAACTGCTGACTTTTTTGCCCTAAATTATTATACTACCCGCAAAGTAAAGCATCAAGAAAATACACACAGTGAGCCAAGTGTTTCTGGGGACAGAGAAGCTGAACAAATAATGGACCATTCCTGGCCTTGTGCTTCTGGCAGTTCATGGCTGGCAGTAGTACCATGGGGTTTACGTAAACTACTGAACTATATCAAGGTAGGGTATGAGATTTACTTGATCATCCAGATTTTTAGGTATCTAAGGACCACCAAGGAAAAGGATTTGTGCAGTGCAATATAG